From the Babylonia areolata isolate BAREFJ2019XMU chromosome 15, ASM4173473v1, whole genome shotgun sequence genome, one window contains:
- the LOC143290575 gene encoding uncharacterized protein LOC143290575: MGNRQGGKMAARPDLSFQQKNSKKQAWKPVDGWSTDVDPLSARLHPAVFQTITVQSAGSFGTSPTSALHPRMLGGSTFDSDGNPNFVSKILREEKHLTSCLPDDRVSSHVKDHFPGFDRSDTSDVTCSNTGLHSSSVTRTVHISPNTQNHRNSLKEEFVVSQAFSDLSSPVSGPKRRCLDDDSLTKVGAGVNSSAVTCTIAKCIDRLENLKRNIEQCNTENFTHFSNTGFAQLHSGVDNDYDNADNSKGVEVCSHRRSKSMSPKTSALIGVSQPDCKTKSKSVRKLSEPSHSVHRKDSLSLKTFIPGEWSKSAENSPIIVRKALPNPGNPVMVQRTPSQSPSVERRFPANAPAASVLSECCAELLDSEKFGIHEHPKVLSNHPGCTESREASHSVRQKATAEISLPQIYRSPVSARKMPESPVLFSSAAPHHGKGKGREQPLNTRSDRKIPALFPLETSRVHHMKTFTSSSCSSSSSESPIRGPDNVFPLIPSWSTSTSSCSAVLSTTSPTPIRYCPQPKGTPIKTCTMASQPSAAVVIASRESRESQQVVNVGAEPKGDAETSGAHTTNAQTQDSKDRQGIPTSPDKQPSTSAVTEDTIIQNSQTAVFGSVSPKLLRHRRLLKDHSSPSHDQHTFPKQSNSAAAKTSSRNGDKTMVGGGEAVCTGVHTDNDDGLELLSQSAPSSFSSFGTSSGGNCIGKTLGQRIREVINEATVGTHSNKDTCSVLLRKHERVFSKDDIFTSINTSSSFSFSNHSNDKGERFVTDKMLPFQHAHQTCLAEERHKARTPEELRIKPEFPMAGTKDAIQHTHAPKRAGYSYQLSSSRDSCSSCVSDSSHMDTYEATYFPGEVAELTQANLCHRTKLFSEGLSLKQNSVMATRLGVPGHRLVTSDTSDTLSTDRDTSSSSKRESSTSTATDDTLTSFKTRSTADSVDYDEGFILPESLVFIRSADKGAPTDLYGFESEQSTVKRKLVPARLPEPRVEHDLLLHKTRKKRRKQLHVQSQIITPRHEHSDDTLKRNRSGRNVYSDEISDDSDLFDSKDDVSDLPSSRDDISDLPSSRDDISDLPSSRDDISDIPCSKGKAFGGIKSTHDSPDSGATAGCVFYRSDLQCNESRSVTRKLATHHHTSTDLSDTDVNCAFSSPIAFTRDPCEAFPNAACSSERPGDGGVAVPLFPAEPLTSGSKRRGARLPDVIMPARSPATASRTRLTATSQARPSETDSGEDRNSCEGTRNASVPPPVLSGAENVDEGKELLPQCPECPEDRSAVVFSCTIYNSTCQSVDARD; this comes from the coding sequence ATGGGAAACCGACAAGGGGGAAAGATGGCCGCCAGGCCGGACCTTTCCTTCCAGCAGAAGAACAGCAAGAAACAGGCATGGAAGCCTGTGGATGGGTGGAGCACGGATGTGGATCCGCTGTCTGCCAGACTTCATCCTGCCGTGTTCCAGACCATCACTGTCCAGTCTGCTGGCTCTTTCGGCACCTCGCCCACCTCTGCCTTGCATCCACGGATGTTAGGTGGAAGCACGTTCGACAGTGACGGCAACCCTAACTTTGTGTCCAAGATCCTTCGAGAGGAGAAACATTTAACGTCTTGCCTGCCCGACGACAGAGTGTCCTCACACGTCAAGGATCACTTCCCTGGTTTTGATCGCAGCGACACCTCAGACGTGACCTGCTCAAATACAGGGCTGCATTCCTCATCTGTCACGAGAACAGTTCACATATctccaaacacacaaaaccatcGAAACAGTTTGAAGGAAGAGTTCGTGGTGTCTCAGGCATTCTCTGATCTATCTTCCCCTGTTTCTGGCCCTAAGCGACGCTGTCTTGACGACGATTCTCTGACCAAAGTCGGTGCTGGTGTGAACTCGTCGGCTGTGACCTGTACCATTGCTAAATGCATAGACAGACTCGAGAATCTGAAGAGAAACATTGAACAGTGTAACACAGAGAATTTTACACATTTCAGCAACACTGGATTTGCTCAACTACACAGCGGGGTCGACAATGACTACGACAACGCTGACAACTCAAAAGGGGTTGAAGTTTGCTCGCACCGAAGAAGTAAAAGTATGAGCCCTAAAACGTCTGCTTTGATTGGTGTCTCTCAGCCTGACTGCAAAACCAAGTCCAAATCTGTCCGGAAGCTCTCTGAACCAAGCCATAGTGTTCACAGAAAAGATAGCTTGTCCTTGAAAACCTTCATTCCAGGTGAGTGGTCCAAAAGCGCGGAAAACAGTCCAATCATCGTGAGGAAAGCTCTCCCAAACCCCGGCAACCCCGTCATGGTACAAAGAACTCCCAGTCAGAGTCCTTCAGTGGAACGCAGGTTTCCTGCTAATGCGCCAGCAGCCTCTGTGTTGTCGGAGTGTTGTGCAGAACTGCTGGACAGTGAAAAGTTTGGGATCCACGAGCACCCCAAGGTGCTGTCTAACCACCCAGGGTGTACGGAGTCCAGGGAAGCTTCTCACAGCGTCAGGCAAAAAGCAACAGCAGAAATTTCTTTACCTCAAATCTATAGATCTCCAGTCTCTGCCAGAAAAATGCCTGAAAGTCCCGTGCTGTTTTCTTCTGCAGCTCCACACCACGGGAAAGGCAAAGGGAGAGAACAACCCTTAAACACAAGGAGTGATCGAAAAATCCCAGCTTTGTTTCCACTTGAGACATCGAGAGTACATCACATGAAAACGTTCACATCATCCTCATGCTCGTCGTCTTCCTCAGAAAGCCCAATTCGGGGACCTGACAATGTGTTTCCACTTATTCCATCATGGTCCACTTCTACCTCTTcatgttctgctgtgctgtccaccacatcccccacccccatccgctaCTGTCCGCAGCCTAAAGGAACCCCCATCAAGACATGCACCATGGCGTCCCAGCCATCCGCTGCAGTGGTCATCGCCAGCAGAGAAAGCCGAGAGAGTCAGCAGGTCGTTAACGTTGGTGCAGAGCCCAAAGGAGACGCTGAAACAAGTGGCGCTCACACCACCAATGCCCAGACTCAAGACAGCAAGGATAGACAGGGCATTCCTACATCACCTGACAAGCAGCCATCGACCTCAGCTGTGACAGAAGACACCATCATACAAAACTCACAGACGGCAGTGTTCGGCTCTGTGTCACCTAAACTGTTGCGGCACAGGCGCCTGCTGAAAGACCATTCCAGCCCTTCTCATGACCAGCACACATTTCCAAAGCAGTCAAATTCTGCAGCAGCCAAGACCTCTTCAAGAAATGGAGACAAAACAATGGTAGGGGGTGGTGAGGCTGTGTGCACTGGCGTCCACACGGACAATGATGACGGGCTAGAACTGCTGTCTCAGAGTGCTCCTTCATCCTTTTCCTCATTCGGCACCAGCAGCGGTGGTAACTGCATAGGCAAAACCTTAGGACAAAGAATTCGTGAAGTTATCAATGAAGCAACTGTTGGAACACATTCAAACAAAGACACATGTTCAGTATTGTTAAGAAAACACGAAAGAGTGTTTTCCAAAGATGACATTTTCACAAGCATCAATACCTCATCTTCCTTTTCATTCTCAAACCACTCTAATGATAAAGGCGAAAGGTTCGTGACTGACAAAATGCTGCCTTTTCAACACGCACACCAAACATGTCTAGCCGAAGAAAGACATAAAGCGAGAACACCAGAAGAACTTAGAATCAAACCTGAATTCCCAATGGCTGGGACAAAAGACGCTATCCAACATACCCACGCTCCCAAACGAGCTGGTTATTCCTATCAGTTAAGCTCTTCCAGAGACTCCTGTTCAAGCTGTGTTAGTGATTCTTCCCACATGGACACCTATGAGGCCACCTATTTTCCCGGTGAAGTAGCAGAGTTAACCCAAGCAAACCTGTGTCATCGAACCAAACTCTTCTCCGAGGGCCTGTCGTTGAAGCAGAACTCGGTCATGGCCACACGGCTGGGAGTTCCGGGTCATCGGCTCGTGACCTCTGACACCTCCGACACCTTGTCCACTGACCGAGACACGTCCAGTAGTTCCAAAAGAGAGAGCAGCACTTCCACAGCAACTGACGACACGCTGACCTCATTCAAAACAAGATCAACGGCTGATTCGGTTGATTATGACGAAGGTTTCATTTTACCAGAAAGTTTAGTTTTCATTCGTAGTGCAGACAAAGGCGCACCAACAGACTTGTACGGGTTCGAGTCGGAGCAGTCCACGGTAAAACGGAAACTGGTTCCTGCACGGTTACCGGAGCCACGTGTTGAGCATGACCTGCTCCTTCACAAGACGAGGAAGAAACGTCGGAAACAGCTGCACGTGCAGTCACAAATCATCACACCAAGGCATGAACACTCAGACGACACTCTGAAACGGAATCGTAGTGGTCGGAACGTTTACAGCGACGAGATCAGCGATGACAGTGACCTCTTTGACAGCAAGGACGATGTGTCGGACCTGCCCAGTAGTAGGGACGACATCTCCGACTTGCCCAGCAGTCGTGATGACATTTCAGACCTCCCAAGCAGTAGAGACGATATTTCAGATATTCCATGCAGTAAAGGCAAAGCTTTTGGTGGAATCAAAAGCACACATGACTCACCAGACAGCGGCGCCACAGCCGGATGCGTTTTCTACAGAAGCGACTTGCAGTGCAACGAAAGCAGATCCGTGACAAGAAAACTAGCAACCCACCATCACACATCCACAGACTTATCAGACACTGATGTGAACTGTGCGTTCAGCAGTCCTATAGCCTTCACTCGAGACCCGTGCGAAGCGTTTCCGAACGCGGCGTGTAGTTCTGAGAGACCTGGTGACGGGGGGGTCGCTGTACCGTTGTTTCCGGCAGAACCTCTGACGTCAGGCAGCAAACGACGAGGGGCCAGGCTTCCTGACGTCATCATGCCTGCACGCTCTCCAGCCACTGCTTCCCGCACACGATTGACGGCGACCTCACAAGCCAGACCgagcgagacagacagtggtgaggaCAGAAACAGCTGTGAAGGAACCAGAAACGCCAGTGTGCCGCCTCCAGTGTTGAGCGGCGCCGAAAATGTCGACGAAGGGAAAGAACTCTTGCCTCAATGCCCTGAATGTCCTGAAGACAGAAGCGCGGTTGTCTTCTCGTGCACTATTTATAACTCAACCTGTCAGAGCGTTGACGCTCGGGACTGA